One part of the Lapillicoccus jejuensis genome encodes these proteins:
- a CDS encoding LLM class flavin-dependent oxidoreductase: protein MDISFWPTAKHPWTVLRDLSLHAEEVGVHGVWVMDHFMDNTEQGGGDVHEGFTLLAALAAVVPRVRLGTLVAGNTYRHPAVVANQARTIDHVSDGRFVLGLGAGWQVNEHEQYGIELPAVGPRLRRFEEACRVVRALRDEPVADLDGRYYRLTAARMDPKPVGPLPLMIGGAGEKVMAGIVARQADEWNVWGDPDLFAHKSGVMTAACEREGRDPASLRRTVQARIVLDGVTEAIDLDDRTVGGSLEQLRDTLGRYRDAGADEFIVLDGHLGGDAERSRALLDAVVHDVAPALG from the coding sequence GTGGACATCTCCTTCTGGCCGACCGCCAAGCACCCGTGGACCGTCTTGCGCGACCTGTCGCTGCACGCCGAGGAGGTGGGCGTGCACGGCGTGTGGGTCATGGACCACTTCATGGACAACACCGAGCAGGGCGGCGGCGACGTCCACGAGGGCTTCACCCTGCTCGCCGCCCTCGCCGCGGTCGTCCCGCGGGTGCGGCTCGGGACGCTGGTGGCCGGCAACACCTATCGGCACCCCGCCGTCGTCGCCAACCAGGCCCGCACCATCGACCACGTCAGCGACGGCCGGTTCGTCCTGGGCCTCGGCGCCGGGTGGCAGGTCAACGAGCACGAGCAGTACGGCATCGAGCTGCCCGCCGTCGGCCCCCGCCTGCGGCGCTTCGAGGAGGCCTGCCGGGTCGTGCGCGCACTCCGCGACGAGCCGGTCGCCGACCTCGACGGCCGGTACTACCGCCTCACCGCCGCCCGGATGGACCCGAAGCCCGTGGGACCCCTACCGCTGATGATCGGCGGAGCGGGGGAGAAGGTCATGGCCGGCATCGTCGCCCGGCAGGCCGACGAGTGGAACGTGTGGGGCGACCCCGACCTGTTCGCCCACAAGAGCGGGGTGATGACCGCCGCCTGCGAGCGGGAGGGCCGCGACCCGGCCAGCCTCCGCCGCACCGTCCAGGCGCGCATCGTCCTCGACGGCGTCACCGAGGCGATCGACCTCGACGACCGCACCGTCGGCGGCAGCCTCGAGCAGCTGCGCGACACCCTGGGGCGCTACCGCGACGCCGGCGCCGACGAGTTCATCGTCCTCGACGGCCACCTCGGCGGCGACGCCGAGCGGTCTCGCGCGCTGCTCGACGCCGTAGTCCACGACGTCGCCCCCGCCCTGGGCTGA
- a CDS encoding HNH endonuclease signature motif containing protein: MTGWRGTMEQVGDGLRSPLGVVPDLESLTDTALVDLEVDEALAVVELVRRATSALDAIQVLALEAFARRTVEEVEQDKADLRARGRCALGPEGDDVAAVELATALRLGRRAVSALLDDARMLARDLPQTLGLVRAGRLDLARARVVAHQAFEVAREHRPAYDDAVVHPELVSTRYRLGPTDLDVPALRKRVAAAAAHVDPESQQRRAESARRDAFVRVGPGLDPGMSTWSASLPSEDSLSVWAAIDELAGEYLRADPSLTVGPARAQALVSLVLGRATITTTVDLTVPLDAWPAAGDGMADGDGVAAESSEDDASTACTSDVHGDRRPALRLVPDLTWSVAERGLAGLVEVAEGDCDLQVVPTVPGADRDASPPDERWSAASRAQESPGSWSIGVQHPMVGFVLAEAVARLLADPDTRVRLHGCHPRTGALLTHDPTTYRPAAAVARAVRARDGHCRFPGCSVPAARTQLDHVVPFPTGPTTVDNLACLCVTHHRFKTHTPWTYVLTTDGICTWTSPLGRTYATEPAALRERAA, encoded by the coding sequence ATGACCGGGTGGCGGGGGACCATGGAGCAGGTCGGTGACGGCCTGCGCTCGCCGCTGGGTGTCGTCCCGGACCTCGAGTCGCTGACCGACACCGCCCTGGTGGACCTCGAGGTCGACGAGGCGCTGGCCGTCGTGGAGCTGGTCCGCCGGGCGACCTCGGCACTGGACGCGATCCAGGTGCTGGCCCTGGAGGCCTTCGCCCGCCGCACGGTCGAGGAGGTCGAGCAGGACAAGGCCGACCTCCGCGCGAGAGGACGCTGCGCCCTCGGTCCCGAGGGGGACGACGTCGCCGCCGTCGAGCTGGCCACCGCGCTGCGGCTGGGCCGTCGGGCGGTGAGCGCGCTGCTCGACGACGCCCGCATGCTCGCCCGGGACCTGCCGCAGACCCTCGGGCTCGTGCGCGCCGGTCGGCTCGACCTGGCCCGCGCGCGGGTCGTCGCCCACCAGGCCTTCGAGGTCGCCCGTGAGCACCGTCCGGCGTACGACGACGCCGTCGTCCACCCCGAGCTCGTGTCGACGCGGTACCGCCTCGGCCCCACCGACCTCGACGTCCCGGCCCTGCGCAAGCGCGTCGCCGCCGCCGCGGCCCACGTCGACCCCGAGTCCCAGCAGCGGCGGGCCGAGAGCGCCCGCCGGGACGCGTTCGTGCGCGTCGGACCCGGCCTGGACCCCGGGATGAGCACCTGGTCGGCGTCGCTGCCGTCCGAGGACTCGCTGTCCGTGTGGGCGGCCATCGACGAGCTGGCGGGGGAGTACCTGCGGGCCGACCCGTCGCTGACGGTCGGTCCGGCCCGGGCCCAGGCGCTGGTCTCGCTCGTCCTCGGTCGAGCCACCATCACGACGACGGTCGACCTGACCGTGCCGCTCGACGCCTGGCCGGCCGCCGGTGACGGGATGGCCGACGGTGACGGGGTGGCCGCCGAGAGCTCCGAGGACGACGCCTCGACCGCCTGCACGAGCGACGTGCACGGCGATCGCCGCCCGGCGCTCCGCCTGGTCCCCGACCTCACGTGGTCGGTGGCCGAGCGTGGGCTGGCCGGTCTCGTCGAGGTGGCCGAAGGCGATTGCGATCTTCAGGTCGTGCCTACGGTCCCCGGGGCCGACCGCGACGCGTCACCACCCGACGAGCGATGGTCGGCAGCCTCGAGGGCTCAGGAATCACCGGGGAGCTGGTCGATCGGGGTGCAGCACCCCATGGTCGGGTTCGTCCTCGCCGAGGCGGTCGCCAGACTGCTGGCCGACCCCGACACCCGGGTACGCCTCCACGGGTGCCACCCGAGGACCGGCGCCCTCCTGACCCACGACCCGACGACCTACCGACCCGCCGCCGCGGTCGCCAGAGCGGTACGCGCCCGCGACGGCCACTGCCGCTTCCCCGGCTGCTCCGTCCCCGCCGCCCGCACCCAGCTCGACCACGTCGTCCCGTTCCCCACCGGCCCCACGACCGTCGACAACCTCGCCTGCCTCTGCGTCACCCACCACCGCTTCAAGACCCACACACCGTGGACCTACGTCCTCACCACCGACGGGATCTGCACGTGGACCTCGCCCCTAGGACGCACGTACGCCACCGAACCGGCAGCGCTCCGGGAACGTGCGGCGTGA